In one Neobacillus sp. WH10 genomic region, the following are encoded:
- a CDS encoding 4Fe-4S binding protein, translated as MEKKVVFNEDLCKSCSLCVQVCPTNVIFLADYLNGKGYRPASVVNQEKCISCAKCAQICPDAVIAVYRPVKILQTV; from the coding sequence ATGGAGAAAAAAGTCGTTTTTAATGAAGACCTTTGTAAGTCTTGCAGTCTTTGTGTTCAAGTCTGTCCAACAAATGTTATTTTTCTAGCAGACTATTTAAATGGAAAAGGGTACCGTCCGGCATCAGTTGTTAACCAAGAAAAATGTATTAGTTGTGCAAAGTGTGCACAAATATGCCCTGATGCTGTAATTGCTGTATACAGACCGGTAAAGATTTTGCAAACAGTGTGA
- a CDS encoding 3-methyl-2-oxobutanoate dehydrogenase subunit VorB: MGKVLMKGNEVIAEAAVHAGCKYFFGYPITPQSELVAYMARRLPEVGGLFLQAESEIAAINMVYGAAGTGVRVMTSSSSPGFSLKQEGISYLVGSELPAVICNIVRGGPGLGNIQPAQSDYFQVTKGGGHGDYNIPVLAPASLQEIVELTKAAFDIADRYRTPVILMGDGMLGQMMEPVEFGERLDKEQFKKEWATTGTRGDGGPKIITSLELNAESLEERNRNLQRKFARIKENEVRYETYLIDDAEYIMVAFGTVARITLNAINKARREGVKVGLIRPISLWPFPEKPFIETRGRVKGFISVEMSAGQMIEDVKLAVNGFAPVDFFGRTGGVVPTQEEIYDKIMSVTGGVTV; encoded by the coding sequence ATGGGGAAAGTGTTAATGAAAGGAAATGAAGTGATTGCGGAGGCGGCTGTACATGCAGGTTGTAAATACTTTTTTGGCTACCCCATTACGCCGCAAAGTGAACTTGTAGCTTACATGGCAAGAAGACTGCCTGAAGTAGGTGGATTATTTTTACAGGCTGAAAGTGAAATAGCGGCGATCAATATGGTTTATGGTGCAGCGGGTACAGGCGTCAGGGTCATGACTTCCTCCTCAAGCCCAGGCTTCAGCCTGAAGCAAGAAGGAATTTCCTATTTAGTCGGGTCAGAGCTTCCTGCTGTCATATGTAATATCGTTCGTGGAGGCCCAGGATTAGGAAATATTCAGCCTGCCCAATCAGACTATTTTCAAGTAACAAAAGGCGGTGGACATGGGGATTACAACATTCCTGTATTAGCACCTGCCAGCCTACAGGAAATTGTAGAATTGACAAAGGCTGCTTTCGACATAGCTGATCGTTACCGGACACCGGTGATATTAATGGGCGATGGCATGCTGGGGCAAATGATGGAGCCTGTGGAATTTGGAGAACGTTTAGATAAGGAACAGTTTAAGAAGGAATGGGCGACAACAGGTACCCGAGGCGATGGAGGCCCAAAAATTATCACATCACTTGAGCTAAATGCAGAAAGCTTAGAAGAGCGAAACAGGAATTTGCAGAGGAAATTTGCCAGGATTAAAGAAAATGAAGTTCGTTATGAAACATACCTAATTGATGATGCTGAATATATCATGGTTGCCTTCGGAACGGTCGCAAGGATAACCTTGAACGCCATTAATAAAGCGAGACGGGAAGGAGTTAAGGTTGGTTTAATTAGGCCGATTTCCCTTTGGCCATTCCCCGAAAAACCGTTTATCGAAACAAGGGGACGGGTAAAGGGTTTTATTTCCGTTGAAATGAGTGCAGGGCAAATGATTGAGGATGTTAAATTGGCTGTTAATGGCTTTGCACCGGTAGATTTCTTCGGTAGAACCGGCGGTGTTGTTCCTACACAAGAAGAAATTTACGATAAGATTATGTCTGTTACCGGGGGTGTAACTGTATGA
- a CDS encoding thiamine pyrophosphate-dependent enzyme: protein MTMKTVFKKTSGLTDAPTHYCPGCTHGVIHRLVGEVLEEMDILEDTIGVASVGCSVLSYEYFNCDMTQAAHGRAPAVATGVKRVLPNRFVFTYQGDGDLASIGISEVIHAAARGENITVIFVNNAIYGMTGGQMAPTTLIGQKTATTPFGRDVSIQGSPIKVCEMISTLDGAAYIERVSAHDVPHIQKVKKAIRKAFETQKKGLGFSLIEVLSTCPTNWGLDPAESLVWVKDNMVPVYPLGVYKNKEGVK, encoded by the coding sequence ATGACAATGAAGACAGTCTTTAAAAAAACAAGCGGCCTGACCGATGCGCCTACACACTATTGTCCCGGCTGTACTCACGGTGTGATTCACCGACTAGTTGGTGAAGTTTTAGAAGAAATGGATATTTTGGAAGATACGATTGGGGTTGCATCGGTAGGATGTTCGGTGTTATCGTATGAGTATTTTAATTGTGATATGACACAGGCGGCGCACGGGAGAGCCCCTGCAGTAGCAACAGGAGTGAAGCGGGTTCTGCCAAATCGGTTTGTGTTTACGTACCAAGGTGATGGTGACCTCGCATCGATTGGTATTAGTGAAGTGATCCATGCGGCCGCAAGGGGAGAGAATATCACCGTTATTTTCGTCAATAATGCTATTTACGGAATGACAGGGGGACAAATGGCGCCTACGACATTGATTGGCCAAAAAACGGCAACCACTCCATTCGGCCGTGATGTAAGTATTCAAGGGTCACCGATTAAGGTTTGTGAAATGATTTCTACGCTTGATGGTGCTGCTTACATTGAGCGGGTTTCAGCCCATGATGTACCGCATATACAAAAGGTAAAGAAAGCCATTAGGAAGGCATTTGAAACACAGAAGAAAGGGTTAGGTTTCTCCCTGATTGAGGTTCTGTCGACGTGTCCAACAAACTGGGGGCTTGACCCGGCAGAATCCCTTGTCTGGGTAAAGGACAATATGGTTCCTGTTTATCCTCTAGGTGTTTATAAAAACAAAGAGGGAGTGAAATAG
- a CDS encoding 2-oxoacid:acceptor oxidoreductase family protein produces MLEEIIIAGFGGQGVMSMGQLIAYAGMLEGKGVSWLPSYGPEQRGGTANCAVVVSDEPVGSPLVTRPSTAIVLNNPSFDKFEPLIRPGGILILNSSLVVRASARKDIKIIEISATDIANDLGNSRVANMILLGAFLEHTKIVLADSVIESLKKVLSANKHHLIEINKQALQKGASLVEASISKKVESAYGKNN; encoded by the coding sequence ATGCTTGAAGAAATTATTATTGCTGGCTTTGGGGGACAGGGAGTCATGTCGATGGGGCAGTTGATTGCCTATGCAGGCATGCTTGAAGGAAAAGGAGTTTCATGGCTTCCATCTTATGGACCTGAACAACGAGGAGGTACAGCTAATTGTGCCGTTGTTGTAAGTGATGAACCGGTTGGATCGCCGCTCGTCACAAGACCATCGACAGCGATTGTATTGAATAATCCCTCATTTGATAAATTCGAGCCGCTTATTCGACCAGGCGGGATCTTAATTCTCAATTCATCACTAGTGGTCAGGGCATCCGCTCGTAAAGACATAAAAATCATAGAAATTAGTGCAACAGACATAGCTAATGACCTTGGGAATTCCCGTGTAGCAAATATGATTTTATTAGGAGCTTTTCTAGAGCATACAAAAATTGTTTTGGCCGATTCTGTAATTGAATCATTAAAGAAAGTTCTTTCAGCGAATAAGCATCATTTAATTGAAATTAACAAGCAGGCATTGCAAAAGGGTGCTTCGCTAGTTGAGGCAAGTATATCTAAAAAAGTAGAGTCAGCCTATGGCAAAAATAATTAA
- a CDS encoding MMPL family transporter, with amino-acid sequence MEKLGGFIYRHRKWMLIIWILVIFLFGFFALKLPTVLSGNGFEYKGEYNETRKILEEKFGHAKSTIILVFEKDKSVSNDDFKNFIQDTLKNLSDFDGAEKITSPFEQEGMIKDQYAYGLLTFDKKAENLGKEIEQLNDLLKNKPGLKVTMTGEPIIVQDLNIASQEDLAKAEMIGLPIALVVLILAFGGLVAASLPLVIGVVSILTTMGSVYFFSYSADLTIFILNIVPMIGLALSIDFALLFINRYKEELQTNSIQKALEITVATAGRSIIFSGLCVFIGLSGLWFIKIDIFQNVALGGMTVVLISALCALTFLPALLAILGKNINKLSVIKISNKQSSIWHKFASLVMRRPIIMATVALAILLIGLIPVKQMVLAIPGTDSLPAKYPSRLALETFQEHFIANEKRDEKKVTIVLQSNGNIIEKNNLEKVNKVIDKLESDKLVYTVDSPFSATGLKDVDQLYQLLTHGDKTMLSPIKDYFIRDNQMLLEVYLKTGEHSSKARQWVSEWSGKDLGLKASFGGPIKFEQEIFAEIFQKAPYGLLLIVVSTFIILMAAFRSILIPIKAILMNVLSLGCTFGIVVWIFQEGHFGITPVDIALILPVFVFSLVFGLSMDYEVFLISRIQEFYIKTGDNTAATISGLTYTSKIITSAAAIMIVVTGAFAFTGVMPVKQLGVGIAIAIFIDATIVRMVLVPALMKLLGDWNWWFFGYQNKRQRKIRKKPA; translated from the coding sequence TTGGAGAAATTAGGAGGATTTATTTACCGGCATCGAAAATGGATGCTGATAATTTGGATTTTAGTCATTTTCTTGTTTGGTTTTTTCGCATTAAAATTACCCACTGTTTTAAGTGGTAATGGCTTTGAATATAAAGGTGAATACAACGAAACAAGAAAAATTTTAGAAGAAAAATTTGGACATGCTAAATCAACGATTATCCTTGTTTTTGAAAAGGATAAATCAGTTAGTAACGATGATTTTAAGAATTTTATTCAAGATACACTAAAAAATTTATCTGACTTTGATGGAGCAGAAAAAATTACCTCTCCCTTCGAACAAGAAGGAATGATAAAAGATCAGTATGCATATGGACTCCTCACTTTCGACAAAAAAGCCGAAAACCTTGGAAAAGAAATTGAGCAATTAAACGATCTACTTAAAAATAAACCTGGATTAAAAGTCACAATGACCGGGGAACCCATTATTGTCCAAGACTTGAATATCGCGAGCCAAGAAGATTTAGCCAAAGCTGAAATGATTGGTCTGCCGATAGCCTTAGTCGTCCTCATCCTTGCCTTCGGTGGTCTTGTCGCTGCATCACTGCCACTTGTAATCGGGGTGGTCTCGATCTTAACGACAATGGGGTCTGTTTATTTTTTTAGTTATAGTGCCGATTTGACCATTTTTATTTTAAATATCGTACCAATGATTGGACTTGCCCTAAGTATCGATTTTGCTTTGTTATTTATCAATCGGTACAAAGAAGAATTGCAAACAAACTCCATCCAAAAAGCACTTGAAATAACTGTTGCCACAGCAGGGCGATCGATTATCTTTTCAGGGCTTTGTGTTTTTATTGGATTATCTGGGCTTTGGTTTATCAAAATTGATATTTTTCAAAATGTTGCCCTTGGCGGAATGACTGTTGTATTAATTTCTGCCCTTTGTGCCTTAACTTTCCTTCCTGCCTTACTTGCCATTTTAGGGAAAAACATTAACAAGCTGAGTGTCATAAAGATTTCGAATAAGCAATCGAGCATATGGCATAAATTTGCTTCCCTTGTGATGAGACGTCCTATCATAATGGCAACTGTGGCACTTGCCATTCTGTTAATTGGACTAATACCAGTGAAGCAAATGGTATTAGCTATTCCCGGAACAGATTCCCTTCCGGCAAAATATCCTTCAAGATTGGCTTTAGAAACTTTTCAAGAGCATTTTATCGCTAATGAAAAACGCGATGAGAAAAAAGTGACGATTGTTCTTCAATCAAATGGTAATATCATCGAAAAAAACAATTTAGAAAAGGTTAATAAGGTGATTGACAAACTTGAAAGCGACAAACTTGTATATACTGTTGACTCACCATTTTCAGCGACAGGATTGAAGGATGTTGATCAACTATATCAATTACTTACACATGGCGACAAAACCATGTTATCTCCCATTAAAGACTATTTTATCAGGGATAATCAAATGCTTTTGGAGGTGTATTTAAAAACAGGTGAACATTCCTCTAAAGCTAGACAGTGGGTAAGTGAATGGTCTGGAAAAGATTTAGGACTGAAGGCATCTTTTGGCGGTCCGATTAAATTCGAGCAAGAAATTTTTGCCGAAATATTTCAAAAAGCACCGTATGGATTATTATTAATTGTCGTTTCTACTTTTATTATTCTCATGGCGGCATTTCGATCCATTCTTATCCCTATTAAAGCTATTTTAATGAATGTTTTGAGCCTTGGCTGTACGTTCGGAATTGTCGTCTGGATTTTCCAGGAGGGACACTTTGGAATAACGCCTGTTGATATTGCCTTAATTTTACCGGTTTTCGTGTTTTCCCTTGTTTTCGGACTCTCTATGGATTATGAAGTCTTTTTAATCTCAAGGATTCAGGAATTCTATATAAAAACAGGCGATAATACTGCGGCGACCATATCCGGTTTAACTTATACGAGTAAAATTATTACCTCTGCAGCTGCTATCATGATTGTCGTTACAGGTGCTTTTGCGTTCACAGGTGTAATGCCGGTTAAACAGCTGGGTGTGGGAATTGCAATCGCCATTTTCATTGATGCAACCATTGTAAGAATGGTTTTGGTTCCGGCTTTAATGAAACTGTTAGGTGATTGGAATTGGTGGTTTTTTGGTTATCAAAACAAACGTCAGCGAAAGATTCGCAAGAAGCCAGCCTAA
- a CDS encoding sugar-binding transcriptional regulator, whose protein sequence is MDREKLSKVIEAAKLYYLLDYNQNEIAKILGVSRPTVSRLLQQAKNDGIVQINIMDPTEDVENLAVQLEKKFNLKKAIIASIPQYENHIIKNYLGEKAANYLDEIVKDDDIIGVTWGTTLYHIAIELKQKFVKNVKVVQLKGGVSHAETNTYASEILYLFGKAYNTAPHHLPLPAIVDHVVVKQAMEADRHIRKILEMGCQANIALFTIGSIKTDSLLFQLGYFTESDLKSLNGKAVGDICSRFFDKNGEICNESLNERTLGVNLDELRKKEYSIVVAGGPNKIEGIYGALKGKYANVLVTDQFTAKFLLDK, encoded by the coding sequence GTGGATCGAGAAAAATTAAGCAAGGTCATTGAAGCTGCCAAATTATATTATTTATTGGATTATAACCAAAATGAGATTGCCAAGATTTTGGGTGTTTCCCGTCCTACTGTATCAAGATTATTACAGCAGGCGAAAAATGATGGGATCGTCCAGATTAATATAATGGATCCCACTGAGGATGTTGAAAATTTAGCTGTACAATTAGAAAAAAAGTTCAATCTAAAAAAGGCTATAATCGCTTCTATTCCTCAATATGAGAATCATATTATTAAAAATTACCTTGGAGAAAAGGCTGCAAATTATCTTGATGAGATCGTTAAGGATGATGATATTATCGGGGTAACATGGGGAACTACACTTTATCATATCGCTATCGAGTTAAAACAAAAGTTTGTGAAAAATGTTAAAGTTGTTCAATTAAAAGGCGGCGTAAGCCATGCGGAAACGAACACATATGCTTCCGAAATATTGTACCTTTTTGGAAAGGCTTATAATACTGCCCCTCACCATCTTCCATTACCTGCTATTGTTGACCATGTTGTGGTAAAACAAGCAATGGAGGCGGATCGTCATATTCGAAAAATATTAGAGATGGGTTGTCAGGCAAATATTGCATTGTTTACGATTGGGTCAATTAAAACAGACTCATTATTATTTCAGTTAGGCTATTTTACAGAGAGTGACTTGAAATCCCTAAATGGGAAAGCTGTCGGTGACATTTGTTCACGTTTTTTTGATAAGAATGGTGAAATATGTAATGAAAGCTTGAATGAAAGAACTCTTGGAGTTAATCTTGATGAATTAAGGAAAAAGGAATATTCCATTGTTGTGGCAGGTGGTCCAAATAAAATTGAAGGAATATATGGTGCATTAAAAGGTAAATATGCAAATGTGCTAGTCACAGATCAATTTACAGCTAAATTCTTACTTGATAAATAG
- the deoC gene encoding deoxyribose-phosphate aldolase has product MNQNVVRMIDHTLLKADATRNEIVKIVEEAKEYLFASVCVNPTWVRTAAEMLSDTKEVKVCTVIGFPLGASTPETKAFETINAIENGANEIDMVINIAALKDQQDELVEKDIRAVVEAAKGKALVKVIIETCLLTNEEKVRACELSVKAGADFVKTSTGFSTGGATVEDIRLMRQTVGPEIGVKASGGVRSREDALAMVEAGATRIGASSGVSIAKGELSNNNY; this is encoded by the coding sequence ATGAATCAAAATGTTGTTAGAATGATTGATCATACATTATTAAAAGCAGACGCTACTAGAAATGAAATCGTAAAAATTGTCGAGGAAGCTAAAGAATATTTATTTGCATCCGTTTGTGTTAACCCTACTTGGGTTAGGACTGCTGCTGAAATGCTTTCAGATACAAAAGAAGTGAAAGTATGTACCGTAATAGGCTTCCCTCTAGGTGCTTCAACACCGGAAACGAAGGCATTTGAAACAATTAATGCAATTGAAAACGGCGCAAATGAGATCGATATGGTGATCAATATTGCGGCGCTTAAAGATCAGCAGGATGAATTGGTTGAAAAAGATATTCGTGCCGTTGTGGAGGCTGCAAAGGGAAAGGCATTAGTGAAGGTTATTATCGAAACTTGCTTATTAACTAATGAAGAAAAAGTAAGAGCATGTGAGCTTTCTGTAAAAGCAGGGGCAGATTTTGTGAAAACATCTACTGGTTTTTCGACAGGAGGAGCAACAGTTGAGGATATCCGCTTAATGCGTCAGACGGTCGGCCCTGAAATTGGTGTGAAGGCGTCCGGCGGTGTCCGCAGCCGTGAAGATGCATTGGCAATGGTAGAAGCAGGAGCAACCCGCATTGGAGCTAGTTCCGGTGTTTCCATCGCTAAAGGTGAGCTATCTAATAATAACTATTAA
- a CDS encoding DUF1427 family protein, with protein sequence MKEVLMALFAGLLVGMLFKFLKLPLPAPPVFSAVVGVFGVYFGGVLLEWIMKFFQH encoded by the coding sequence ATGAAAGAAGTTTTAATGGCATTATTTGCAGGATTACTTGTTGGTATGCTGTTTAAATTTTTAAAATTGCCATTGCCTGCACCCCCTGTATTTTCAGCAGTTGTTGGTGTATTCGGTGTTTATTTTGGCGGCGTTTTACTTGAATGGATTATGAAGTTTTTCCAGCATTAA
- a CDS encoding cytidine deaminase — protein MEEKVLIQEANKAREFAYVPYSKFKVGAALLSKEGMVYHGCNIENASYGMTNCAERTALFKAYSEGVTQFDSLVVTADTDGPVSPCGACRQVISELCDAEMEVILTNLKGDIQRIQVKDLLPGAFSPKDLIK, from the coding sequence ATGGAAGAAAAAGTGCTTATTCAAGAAGCAAATAAAGCAAGAGAATTTGCATATGTTCCATATTCTAAATTTAAGGTGGGCGCAGCACTCTTATCAAAAGAGGGTATGGTCTATCATGGCTGTAATATAGAAAATGCTTCATATGGTATGACAAACTGCGCCGAACGGACGGCCTTGTTTAAAGCTTATTCTGAGGGGGTAACTCAATTTGATTCCCTCGTTGTTACAGCGGATACTGATGGACCAGTTTCTCCATGCGGCGCTTGCCGCCAGGTGATTTCTGAACTTTGTGATGCTGAAATGGAAGTCATACTAACAAATTTAAAAGGCGATATTCAAAGAATCCAAGTTAAAGATCTTCTTCCCGGTGCATTTTCTCCTAAAGATTTAATTAAATAA
- a CDS encoding DUF3189 family protein produces the protein MIYIYNDYGGTHTTALAAAYHLKQLPQSERKLTTEEILNVKFFNKLTKEDFGKLIFHGCDDEGNSVYTLGRKRNKLVVPALKEMSLLLQEKFKFDEKIVFSNTSPTVPFTMSMGGFFSRGLKIDVIGVPLLVKGAKQCCDNVYRLVENTKEVGRKTFAENVIILENELYK, from the coding sequence ATGATTTATATTTATAATGATTATGGCGGGACACATACCACTGCATTGGCAGCCGCTTATCATTTAAAACAACTGCCTCAATCAGAACGGAAACTTACAACAGAGGAAATATTGAATGTAAAATTTTTCAATAAATTGACAAAGGAAGATTTCGGAAAACTTATCTTCCATGGGTGTGATGACGAGGGCAACTCCGTTTATACACTTGGACGGAAAAGGAATAAATTAGTCGTTCCGGCTTTAAAAGAAATGAGTTTATTACTTCAAGAAAAATTTAAATTCGATGAAAAAATTGTTTTTTCCAATACCTCACCAACAGTTCCCTTTACAATGTCAATGGGAGGATTTTTCTCAAGAGGATTAAAAATCGATGTTATTGGGGTGCCGTTATTAGTGAAGGGTGCCAAACAATGCTGTGATAATGTTTATCGTTTGGTTGAAAATACAAAAGAAGTCGGAAGAAAAACATTTGCGGAAAATGTCATTATATTAGAAAATGAATTGTATAAGTAA
- the proC gene encoding pyrroline-5-carboxylate reductase — protein sequence MIKKIGFIGAGKMAQAMIEGIVKSNMIPKEDIMASAATEKTIDKIVRTHGIKASLSNIDVARFADILILAVKPDIHGAVIEEIKKNIKQNAIIVTIAAGITLQDIEQAFGFQVKTVRTMPNTPSLVGEGMSAICANDYLSEDELIEVERLFHCFGKTERLQEKFMDAVPSISGSSPAYVYMLLEAMADGGVRQGIPRDKAYRLAAQAVLGAAKMVLETGIHPGELKDDVCTPGGATIEAVATLEKEQFRGAILAAMESCTKKVTTLN from the coding sequence ATGATTAAAAAGATAGGTTTTATTGGAGCGGGGAAAATGGCCCAAGCTATGATCGAAGGAATTGTAAAATCTAATATGATTCCTAAAGAAGATATTATGGCAAGTGCGGCAACAGAAAAAACGATAGATAAAATCGTAAGGACACACGGTATAAAAGCATCATTATCTAACATAGACGTTGCAAGGTTTGCAGACATATTGATCCTTGCAGTGAAACCTGACATTCACGGTGCAGTCATTGAAGAAATAAAAAAGAATATTAAACAAAATGCTATCATTGTCACCATTGCAGCAGGAATTACCTTACAGGATATAGAACAGGCATTTGGCTTTCAAGTAAAAACTGTCCGGACAATGCCAAATACACCATCATTAGTTGGTGAAGGAATGAGTGCTATATGTGCAAATGATTATCTTAGCGAGGATGAACTAATTGAGGTGGAGCGTTTGTTCCATTGTTTTGGTAAAACCGAGCGTTTGCAGGAAAAATTCATGGATGCCGTCCCATCCATAAGCGGTTCCTCCCCAGCATATGTTTACATGTTATTAGAGGCAATGGCTGACGGGGGAGTACGTCAAGGAATACCAAGAGATAAAGCTTATCGGCTTGCTGCTCAGGCCGTTTTAGGTGCAGCCAAAATGGTATTAGAGACAGGAATACATCCGGGAGAACTTAAAGATGATGTTTGTACACCTGGCGGCGCAACCATTGAAGCAGTTGCAACGCTGGAGAAGGAGCAATTTCGCGGGGCGATTTTGGCAGCTATGGAGAGCTGTACAAAAAAAGTAACAACACTGAATTAA
- a CDS encoding response regulator, whose translation MYFNSLKPELLNQKKKTILFSIIDDEEFIRSIIIRTIKMMNFDDYKLDLIEFESGIQFLESRRLEESGEHLLILDGVMPEMDGMEVLKKVKSDKNRQGIYVLMLTGRKSEPDIKRALTLGADDYLTKPFSITELQARIQRLIKRIK comes from the coding sequence ATGTATTTTAATTCGCTTAAACCAGAATTATTAAATCAAAAGAAAAAAACAATATTATTTTCGATTATTGATGATGAGGAATTTATTCGATCGATAATAATAAGGACAATTAAAATGATGAATTTTGACGATTATAAACTCGATTTAATAGAGTTTGAGAGTGGCATTCAATTTTTGGAATCACGCCGCTTAGAAGAATCAGGTGAACATCTTTTAATTTTGGACGGTGTGATGCCAGAAATGGACGGAATGGAAGTTTTAAAAAAGGTGAAAAGTGATAAAAATAGACAGGGGATTTATGTTCTCATGCTTACGGGGAGAAAAAGTGAGCCTGATATTAAGAGGGCATTAACACTCGGTGCAGACGATTATTTGACGAAGCCATTTAGTATTACGGAGCTGCAAGCAAGAATACAACGGTTAATTAAAAGGATTAAATAA
- a CDS encoding HEAT repeat domain-containing protein, producing MPNNELFILSVLTISILCILVILLVYLTIRKAIDIKRREKIEKYKEIYNPLIFQLLTEGSYSRALTPESPLQQKAIEELLSRYANVLEGEEESKRLTEFASMHLTEYYRKQLKSKKWSTRMNTLYHIDDFNMISLLDDVYGLTKKNRLSHEELVHILRILALFQFQPLFQMLTNNYQYLSEYDYRHILIRIEKQQFDQFVLHFYKAELPLQKAVLEVISIKRERSYLPFIENSIHSNTGEVKLRSLKALAEIGYVKNINPYLDLLYSTKWEERMIAAKLIGSLKVEKAMPGLIELLHDQSWWVRYQAGQSICQFANGKDILRKVLETSNDVFAKDMAWEWLHKGV from the coding sequence ATGCCAAATAATGAATTATTTATCCTTTCAGTTCTAACCATTTCTATTTTATGTATCTTGGTAATTTTATTAGTGTATTTAACGATTCGAAAAGCGATAGATATAAAGAGAAGGGAAAAAATTGAAAAATACAAAGAAATATATAATCCTCTCATTTTTCAATTGCTAACAGAAGGAAGTTATTCAAGGGCATTAACTCCGGAATCGCCCCTTCAGCAAAAGGCAATCGAAGAACTGCTTAGCCGCTATGCAAATGTATTAGAAGGTGAGGAAGAAAGTAAACGTTTAACCGAATTTGCATCAATGCATTTAACTGAATACTATCGAAAGCAGCTTAAAAGTAAAAAGTGGAGTACACGTATGAATACCCTATATCATATTGATGATTTTAATATGATATCACTTTTAGATGATGTTTATGGGTTAACGAAAAAGAATCGACTTTCCCATGAAGAACTAGTACATATCTTAAGAATCCTTGCATTATTTCAATTTCAACCACTATTCCAAATGCTTACCAATAATTATCAGTACCTATCTGAATATGATTACCGTCATATTTTGATTCGCATAGAGAAGCAGCAATTTGATCAGTTTGTTCTTCATTTTTATAAAGCTGAGCTTCCCTTACAGAAGGCCGTTCTTGAAGTTATTTCAATAAAAAGAGAGAGAAGTTATCTTCCCTTCATTGAAAATAGTATTCATAGCAACACAGGAGAAGTAAAGCTAAGGTCTTTAAAGGCATTAGCGGAAATTGGCTATGTGAAAAATATAAATCCATATTTAGATCTACTTTATTCTACTAAATGGGAGGAAAGGATGATAGCTGCTAAATTAATTGGTTCATTAAAAGTAGAAAAAGCAATGCCAGGATTAATAGAGCTTTTGCATGATCAATCGTGGTGGGTTCGTTACCAAGCTGGACAGTCTATCTGTCAATTTGCAAATGGGAAAGATATTTTACGTAAGGTGTTAGAAACATCTAATGATGTTTTCGCAAAAGATATGGCCTGGGAATGGCTGCATAAAGGGGTATAA